The following proteins are encoded in a genomic region of Candidatus Stygibacter australis:
- a CDS encoding ABC transporter ATP-binding protein — translation METVIRFENLTKEYNMGKVSVKALRGVTSDIKAGEFVAIMGPSGSGKSTLMHILGCLDSASDGRYWLEDQEISKLKKAKLASIRNNKIGFVFQTFNLLPHLNIRRNVELPLMYSGMNASRRRTLAEKVLTDVGLDDRMKHKPSELSGGQRQRVAIARALVNNPTIILADEPTGNLDTNSGNDILSIFSELNNLGHTIIIVTHDSAVSERADRSIKIIDGLIVE, via the coding sequence ATGGAAACTGTGATCAGATTTGAAAATCTAACTAAAGAATATAATATGGGTAAAGTATCAGTAAAAGCCCTTCGTGGTGTAACATCTGACATCAAAGCAGGTGAATTTGTAGCCATTATGGGACCTTCTGGCTCAGGTAAATCTACTTTGATGCACATCCTGGGATGCCTGGATTCTGCTTCTGACGGCAGGTACTGGCTGGAAGACCAGGAGATAAGTAAATTAAAAAAAGCCAAACTGGCTTCTATCAGAAATAATAAGATTGGTTTTGTTTTTCAAACCTTCAATCTGCTGCCTCATCTGAATATCCGACGCAATGTGGAACTGCCCCTCATGTATTCTGGTATGAATGCTTCCCGCAGACGCACACTTGCAGAAAAGGTACTCACGGATGTGGGGCTGGATGACCGCATGAAACACAAACCCTCGGAATTATCAGGTGGACAGAGGCAAAGGGTCGCCATTGCCAGAGCTTTAGTGAATAATCCCACGATCATTCTGGCAGATGAACCCACTGGAAATCTCGATACCAATTCCGGGAATGATATTCTTTCCATTTTTTCTGAGCTCAATAATCTGGGACACACCATTATCATTGTTACTCATGATAGTGCCGTATCAGAACGGGCTGACCGTTCCATAAAGATCATTGATGGGCTCATCGTAGAATAA
- a CDS encoding ABC transporter permease, with protein sequence MAISLKESIQVGLSDFWSRKIRSLVTVLGIVLGTMSVIVVLAMVNGINKQTLSWMMERGGLAKITVHRNWEYDGDGNERDYFTLKELFHIRELLPEAEYFNPSMGDWGRINFQDKFIWNRVQGVVPDYQHIEEWTADQGRFISGFDIDQNNDVIVIGSKVKEELFANNDPLGEYITFKNRRLKIVGIMKHRYLKNSFNVGNENSLDYLNRRSFIPISTMINKISGKDNVRSLALKARSAEEAPALAHKLENILLNIRHGENVFNIESAQEEAQEIEKNARTFRMVFFLISIISLLVAGIVIINIMLATIQERTREIGIRLAVGARRFDLFIQFLVQTILVTFIGGVIGVGAGFSVLNIVSKYLEFQLIAYPGMIIAAIGVSVGVGFLSGIIPAIKAANLNPVTALRYE encoded by the coding sequence ATGGCAATCTCACTCAAAGAAAGTATACAAGTAGGTCTCTCAGATTTCTGGTCTCGCAAGATCCGCAGTCTGGTCACAGTATTGGGAATTGTCCTGGGTACAATGTCAGTTATTGTTGTGCTGGCAATGGTCAATGGGATCAATAAGCAGACTTTATCCTGGATGATGGAACGCGGAGGATTAGCTAAGATTACAGTACATCGCAATTGGGAATATGATGGTGATGGCAATGAACGCGATTATTTCACGCTCAAGGAGTTATTCCATATTCGCGAACTGCTCCCGGAAGCTGAATATTTTAATCCTTCCATGGGCGACTGGGGCAGAATTAATTTTCAGGATAAATTCATCTGGAATCGTGTTCAGGGAGTTGTCCCCGATTATCAGCATATTGAAGAATGGACCGCAGATCAGGGACGCTTCATCAGTGGATTTGATATTGATCAAAACAATGATGTTATCGTGATTGGCAGTAAAGTCAAAGAAGAGCTTTTTGCTAATAATGACCCTCTGGGAGAATACATAACTTTCAAAAACAGACGCCTGAAGATAGTTGGTATCATGAAACACCGCTATTTGAAAAACTCTTTTAATGTCGGTAATGAAAATTCACTTGATTATCTTAATCGACGCAGTTTCATACCTATTTCAACTATGATCAATAAAATTTCAGGTAAAGACAATGTCCGCTCTTTGGCTCTTAAGGCAAGATCAGCCGAAGAAGCACCAGCGTTGGCACATAAACTGGAGAATATCCTGCTGAATATCAGGCATGGTGAAAACGTATTCAATATCGAATCTGCCCAGGAAGAAGCACAGGAAATTGAGAAAAATGCCCGGACTTTCCGTATGGTATTTTTCCTGATCAGTATTATTTCACTGCTGGTTGCCGGGATTGTGATAATTAATATCATGCTGGCTACGATTCAGGAACGCACCCGTGAAATTGGTATCAGGCTCGCTGTAGGAGCTCGAAGATTTGATCTGTTTATCCAGTTCCTGGTGCAGACGATCCTGGTTACCTTTATTGGTGGAGTTATTGGTGTTGGTGCGGGTTTTTCAGTCCTTAATATTGTCAGTAAATATCTGGAATTCCAGTTGATAGCCTATCCAGGGATGATTATTGCTGCTATTGGTGTATCAGTTGGAGTGGGATTTCTTTCCGGGATAATTCCAGCTATCAAAGCTGCGAATCTTAATCCCGTTACGGCTCTTAGATATGAATAA